gCTGataggacatgatttggaaagacacagcactgtatatataaggtctcacagcatCAAAGCTGCATCATGCTGAGGGGATGTTTTTTTAGcaactgggacagggagactgggcAGAGTTGGGATAAAGCTGGGGGAGCAGTGTATAGACATTCCTAATGAAAACTTGATCTAGAGCGCTCTGGACCTTagactgggccaaaggttcacCTATCAACAAGACTATGACCCTAAGCAAGCCAAGACAACACAAGAGTGGCTTAGGGAAAACTCAGTCAATGTCTTTCAGCGACCCAGCCAGAGTCCTAACTTGatcccaatagaaaatctgtggagaggtctgaaaatggctgtccatcgATAGTCCTCATCCAACCTAACAGAgcctctgcagagaagaatgcaAAAGATCCCcgaatccaggtgtgcaaaccttgaggCATTGTTACGGATCAGTGAGTGCGGAAATACTGTGCCAATATATGTACCATTTTGACTTTGGACTAACCCTGAGGTAGTTAATCTGGCGCTccactggtattcaccctttaactcctgCACAGGGATCTGAACTTTTCTGTGGGACTTTTGAAGATACAGAACACGCAGAAAAACCACAGGCTAATTGCAGGAGCAGAATGAATAGTCACTAAGGCTTGAATGCAGGACTAGAAATCCACACAGTATATTTGTAGCATAGCTGGTAGGAGACACAGTATAAACTGTCAGGCAGGGTGGTAGTGAAGACACAGCCGAGGCAGGCAGGCAGGAATAGAGACAAGGAAGATGGACAGGGCTAAACTTAAACGCAGATTTGAAACTGGAAATGAAGAAACACACAGGAAGGGTGGGTACAGTGATGTAGAGGAACAAACGCAGGCAAAATGCAGAATGGCAGAAGCACTAGATTACAACACTTTTGCTGGTCAACAGCGAACCATAAAGCTAAGGCACCCTATGCTTGGGGAAGGTACTGTAAATATCCAGAGACCCCTAGTCATTTGcaaccgcggacaagaataggacatgctccatattttttgcaaggccgcggaacagaacaacgaatgcggacagcacacatcttttgcggcccccttgaaatgaatgggtccacacccgttccgcaaaattgcggaacagatacggatccaattatacggtcgtgtgaatgcaccctaaaagtGTAGCTgatattctatttttatttttgtaatatgtaggggcagtgatactgaccatttttgtaatatactttaattactgaaattatacatttctattagaaaaatagctctaaagtggtgcattttgagccttagcaacgctcctctgtcctctgtttacatacagttgcaagaaaaagtatgtgaaccctttggaatgatatggatttctgcacaaattggtcataaaatgtgatctgatcttcatctaagtcacaacaaaagacaatcacagtctgcttaaactaataacacacaaagaattaaatgttaccatgtttttattgaacacaccatgtaaacattcacagtgtaggtggaaaaagtatgtgaacccttggatttattaactggttgaacctcctttggcagcaataacttcaaccaaacgtttcctgtagttgcagatcagatgtgcacaacggtcagaagtaattcttgaccattcctctttacagaactgtttcagttcaggaatattcttgggatgtctggtgtgattcgctttcttgaggtcatgccacagcatctcaatcgggttgaggtcaggactctgactgtgccactccagaagtattttcttctgtttaagccattctgttgttgatttacttctatgctttgggtcgttgtcctgttgcaacacccatcttctgttgagtttTGGTTGacggacagatggccttaaattctcctgcaaaatgtctttataaacttgggaattcatttttcctttgatgatagcaatccgtccaggccctgatgcagcaaagcagccccaaaacatgatgcccccaccaccatacttcacagttgagatgaggttttgatgttggtgtgctatgcctctttttctccacacatagtgttatgtgtttcttccaaacaactcaactttggtttcatctgtccacagaatattttgccagtactactgtggaacatccagatgctcttgtgcaaactgtaagcgtgcagcaatgttttttttggacagcagtggcttctctgtggtatcctcccatgaaatccattcttgtttagtgttttacatatcgtagattcgctaacagagatgttagcatatgccagagacttttgtaagcctttagctgacactctaggattcttcttcacctcattgagcagtctgcgccgTGCTCTTGCATTCATATTTACAGgaaggccactcctagggagagtagcagcagtgctgaactttctccatttatagacaatttgtcttaccatggactgatgaagagcaaggcttttggagataccctttccatctttatgcaagtcaacaattcttaatcgtaggtcttctgagagctcttttgtgtgaggcatcattcacatcaggcaatgcttcttgtgaaaagcaaacccagaactagtgtgtgttttttatagggcagggcatctgtaaccatcacctccaatctcatctcattgattggactccagttggctgacacctcactccaattagctcttggagatgtcattagtctaggggttcacatactttttccacctgcactgtgaatgtttacatggtgtgttcaataaaaacatggtaacatttaattatttgtgttattagtttaagcagactgtgattgtctattgttatgacttagatgaagatcagatcacattttatgaccaatttgtgcagaaatccatatcattccaaagggttcacatactttttcttgcaactgtaactaagtcagtgttgagcaagtctccactgttatgtaaacagaagacagaggagcgttgctaaggttcaaaatgggccactttagagttatttttctaatagaaatgtatgatttcagtaattaaagtatattacaaaaatggtcagtatcaatgcccctacacattacaaaaataaaaatagaatggcagttacacttaaaGGCTAGAACAATCTACTGAGACCATCTTTACCTGCTGTAAAGATGCCTTTATTGGTCGCATATGGAACTTGTttaaatttgaatcccacccctgtaactatattaatttgtaaaataaatgaaatctGCAGACATAGAGTAAAGGATACAGTACTTTAGTGTTATATTTTACATTCAAAGCAGGGAGTAAACAGTATAACTCCTGGAGCCATTGTCTAAGCCATTTTGAAGTGAGAGGATGGCACAATGGGTTGCTGTGAATCTGTCCAGTGAAAGCATGGAATTCCATAGGTTCCCTATTAAAATGTAATGACACTGATATCCCAGGAGGCCAGAAGTGATAGACTGAGTTCCCTCCCTAGGGGTCGACTGTTGAAATTAAAGGAAGAAAGAGTTAGTGGTTAGAGGAGCAGATTTGGAAGGCAGCCTCCTTCGCTATTGCTGTTACCTCGTGTGGAAACAATGTCATACATAAAAAAATGtcttagggagagttcacatgactgttatttttccgttcttctgatccatcagaagaacagaaaaaaacaggatcctgtaaaaaaaaaaaaaggatcctgtgctttagttatgcacatttgacacccgtttgagccatttccatctgagatccattttttatgcagtacttttttttcctatctaaaaaaaaaaaacaatctcagatggaaatgacgcaaatggatgccaaatgtgcataactgaagcacaggatcctttttttttttacaggatcctgtttttttctgttcttctgacagattaaGAACGAAAAAGGGGGCGAGCCATTTTCTACAACCGTTTTTagacgtagaaaaaggtctaaacgtaagacagctcggaagctgtgttatatttagaactggcgctggatgtgcagaagttatgcagaggccagcgcctcttcataacttccgcGGATCCTCTGCCAGCTTAGgagtttattaagactggtgtctaaaacgctTTGTTATTGTCTAAAACGCtggccttaataaatgtgccccataatgcGTTAATGAGGATGTGTCAAGTCGTAGAACTGCCGGACATAGGTATACGCTGTACGGGTATCTTTCTGGCAGTCCTATAGAATATAAATGGAGTGGCAGCAGACATGCAGAACTCCATTCATTCAGTGGAAGAGGACCCCAGTTGTTTGTAATCGGTTGGGGTCATAGTGGATCAGAACCCCAATGCTTAAATGCTTTTCCCATATCCCTATTTATAAAGCACACAAACATTCTTAAAATACTTTGTGAATTTCAATGTTTATGTGCCACATATATACAGTTTGAGCAAAGTTTTAGGACTACAGTATGTAATAGCAGGAATTGTTgctgaggtgaggttttttttacccctaaatggccatattcttttgcattgtgtcctaagaatgctattattttccgctataaccatgttataatgaaaagtaataaagtgaagttcaggtccccattgacttcagtggggttcggggtcaagttcgggtcccaaacccaaactttgacctgaagttcatcTGGATTTCCACGGATTAGCTCATCCCTCATTACTAACAGTCTGCAACGAAGGTCCAGCTGTGTGATACCAGTTTGGTGTGTGACCCTGCACAGTCTGTATAGTGTCAAGACCGTGCAgggacatacccccccccccccccaactggtaacacacaTCTAGATCTTCATTGCAGATTGCTGGTAATATACACACagaacagagtcataagaataaatcctccagaattgttatgTCCTGACATGGCATAAGAGTTTGCAGATCCTCTTGAAGTGTACATGTAATGAGGGTCTTCTACTGCTCTGCCCCTGGCCACAGTGATCACACCTGGCACTTCCTGCTCACCATCCCCGGCATCTCCATGTCAGTCACCACCAGCTCGTACTGCACACAGAGATCTTATATTGCTCAATCACTCCCTGCATTTTAGAAAAACTCCTGTTGTTACCATTAGCCCCTCTCTAATTCCTCTTGCAGCTGCTGAAGTTAGCTCAAATTCCTGAGCGCTCCTAGAAATATTGAGAAATGGGGGCCAAGAGTATCATGATCATTGCTGGGTCAAGGGTAAAATCTTGTAAGTGTATAGGATATTGACTGTTTtgcaacacacattagttcttaGTAGTTTGGGGAGTAATGTATCCTTTTTATGTAGTAGATTAGGGATAATTTGCCATAAacatgctttaaaggggttgtcccacgaaaaatgttctacagttttaaaaccGGCAACTGGATCTgggtacttttgtaattgcatgtaattaaaattaaattaaatttaccattgccactgagttattcactgaaatctatctgtatagtgccacctgctgttttttcttatttgtttgtccagctcactgagaaagccgcacatgctcattttcatccttcaactgcctcctgagctgtgatagggagagctgagacacgccccctgagctgtgatagggagagctgagacacgccccctgagctgtgatggggagagctgagacacgccccctgagctgcagcagaaaagacactccccttgagctgtcagcttgatataaatctagcagagcaatgaatggggagatctctggatccatgagagGTACACTACAGGGCTGgtgctagctttgttagagatagtcacatactatatgatgtctgattttcatttacattagtcatgggataacccctttaagtagctaCTGTGTAAGGGCAGCACATACAATAACTGAAAAGTGTAAGGAAATTAGTGCCTGAATTGTTTGCATCTGTTTTGCTTCCTTTTAAAGAGCCTAACATGGCAGTGTAACTTTGTATAGttatatagatataaaaatatcacacagtGTACTATTTTCTACCTTCCCCAGAATCCATGTCTGATGTTACGGTCTTCAGCAGATACCTGTAGGCCGGACCAAAATCATTGACTCAGTGCAATCTCCAGTGCAAACATTTTTCCAGTAGATAAAACCTTTTCCATTCAATAGAACAAGGTAGCAATTGTCATACCACCAACCACTGTAAGTAATTGCACAGTGAGAACTACTCCGATCCTGATCTTTGTCTTTTGTGGAGAACTTCATGTTGTCATGAACAGTGTTTGAGTCAAAGATGGTTAGACTGTCCCCTGCAGTACCAGAGTACCTCCCTAGACGCAATGCATAGCCATTCTCTTCTTTGTCTAGGCTGAAGATATCATAGTCGGCATGCCACTCCTTATCATTCTTGTCCTTCAGGATAAAGCGTACCATGTAAACCCGTTGAGATGTTATCAGGTGAATGTACTCATTACCCAGCCAAAAATCCTTCATCACATTTCCAAATCCATACTTGAAAGTAGTCCAGGACTCATGCCAAGTTATTTCAGTAGTTTTGGAGTTCCTCTGGATAGCAGTCCACCGTTTGCCATCTTCATCTACATGACAATATACTACTAAAGGAGGTGATGAATGAGGTTTGATGACATAGACTCCACTCGCGCTGTTCTTTGGCAGTTTATCACAGTCTATAGGGAAATCTGAAAAAGGTGTAAATAGTGGTAGTAAGATAGAAACCATTTACTTTATAGCCTGCTTTATACCCTAGGGCTGCACTGACATTTATGTTGGTTGTCACTGGAAACAGACAAGTCTGTAGTCAGACACATGGGTCAGCTGATCATCTGTAAAAATGACCACACACCTCCCAACTTCTCCAAACCCATACACATTCGGTTTTTCTAGGCATGTTTGTGTTTTCAGTGAGGAAAGAGGAGAAGGGTGCTGCCAGATACCTCTTCTGGGGGCTTATCTCTAGGTAAAAGAAACCAGTTGAAAGGTCTACTGTTCCAGTGCCATGGCTCTTGTCCCCACCATTTTGGGTTTTCACCAGGCTGGAAGTGAcaaggtcatgtgactgctgctgccattcactggcctcagcagtcacatacAAAAATGGCACATCACTCAAACAGAGTGGATGGGAACTACAGCACTGAAAGAGTGGGGCTTTCAATAGGTTTGTAATCTTTAGATTTTTGTTGGACTAGCTTCCTTCTGGTGTCTAAGTTTGAAGTTAtggcagaaaacccctttaaacggtGTCTCTGTTTTAATGAATATATTTCAACAGGCAGGAAAGGAAATCTAGATAAATCCAGTACATGCAGTAATATGAAAGTTTTTCTCCAATGGTTTTAGGGGACTCTCAGAAGCAACATACAGAGTGTGAATGTTTGAAGCCACACACGTTTTTTGCATGTGGCAATGCCATATACACGAGCCCTAAAAGTTTAGTGATGTAATTACATACATAAATGGGCCATACTACTAAAGCCCATACTTATAAAGCCCACATGCAATTGTGTCTGCAAAAGTGGGCACAGCTTCGAAGTCATAACAAGCGTAACACATTTACTAAGGTCTTCAAACCGTCTTCAAATCAGACAAGTTGCAGAAAACAGCTCCATTTCACTTGATATTAATTTCCCCCTATAACATAATTTGGCGGCATTGTCATGGGGAGAGACTGGTGCCCCGTGCGACCAGTaatattaaccacttccagaccgggccatttaccccctttctgaccaggcctaattttgcaaatctgacatacagttcagaccaaaagtttggacacaccttctcattcaaagagttttctttattttcatgactatgaaaattgtagattcacactgaaggcatcaaaactatgaattaacacatgtggaattatatacataacaaaaaagtgtgaaacaactgaaaatatgtaatattctacgttcttcaaagtagccaccttttgctttgattactgctttgcacactcttggcattctcttgttgagcttcaagaggtagtcacctgaaatggttttcacttcacaggtgtgccctgtcaggtttaatatgtgtgatttcttgccttataaatggggttgggactatcagttgcgttgagtcctactgaatagactgttaga
This is a stretch of genomic DNA from Bufo gargarizans isolate SCDJY-AF-19 chromosome 3, ASM1485885v1, whole genome shotgun sequence. It encodes these proteins:
- the LOC122930270 gene encoding fibrinogen-like protein 1-like protein, coding for FEEHFPIDCDKLPKNSASGVYVIKPHSSPPLVVYCHVDEDGKRWTAIQRNSKTTEITWHESWTTFKYGFGNVMKDFWLGNEYIHLITSQRVYMVRFILKDKNDKEWHADYDIFSLDKEENGYALRLGRYSGTAGDSLTIFDSNTVHDNMKFSTKDKDQDRSSSHCAITYSGWWYDNCYLVLLNGKGFIYWKNVCTGDCTESMILVRPTGIC